From a region of the Saccharomycodes ludwigii strain NBRC 1722 chromosome VII, whole genome shotgun sequence genome:
- a CDS encoding conserved putative 4-hydroxyphenylpyruvate dioxygenase: protein MQANNFDNIPLTFSKSKKHLIESQIEVQCIKTDKIGIDYTSTDDHDLKITDKEEDKDNYSFDTTYLDTSSSIESSNEFFDILQHGVHEPLETTDSIQDKKDLCLAVGDTYSSPPKISKHLNTPVLVTKLESFSDISNTADSKIVPLNEKFQKLFNITLRNLNRETPKSDFLATCVQDFFNVWGVVDFPVYKKYSHITWYVFNSKQAAMFFILTMGFKPIAYQGLETGNKYVCSHVIKNGDVILEFQSPIKLNSPLNKSSPKGKNKKNEGIDDLEFCRAQEIISFLQKHGDGVKDISFEVNNVEEAYKKALKNGAKSVSPPEKIYYNQANNDYITKATIELNANVKNKNLQGDELHHTLIDKSTCKLLSQHINDDFFLPGYYYSTDIIKKIYSIEWLDFINSNFPPVPLKNIDHCVYNKDWKQLDKTVELYKKVFKFKEYKDFEENGALTGFVDSRSTVLSNDNSEIQFNINEPVKSLRKSQVQEFLEFNNGSGIQHLAFRTTDILSTISAMRKRGVQFIDVPESYYKAIWEKLHNHNIILYEDFKQLKKEGILIDFDTTAGNYLLQLFTKPLNDRPTICIEIIQKNNYQGFGESNFKSSFESMELLQKKKGVQKKKTE from the coding sequence aTGCAAgctaataattttgataaCATCcctttaactttttctaaaaGTAAGAAACACTTAATCGAATCTCAAATTGAAGTTCAATGTATTAAAACAGACAAAATCGGCATTGATTACACAAGTACTGATGATCATGACCTTAAAATTACTgataaagaagaagacAAAGATAATTACAGTTTTGATACTACTTATTTAGATACTTCCTCCTCCATAGAAAGTTCAAATGAATTCTTTGATATTCTTCAACATGGTGTTCATGAACCACTTGAAACAACAGATAGTATCCAAGACAAAAAAGATCTGTGTTTGGCTGTTGGAGACACTTATAGCTCTCCACctaaaatttcaaaacaCCTCAACACCCCTGTATTGGTAACCAAGTTAGAATCATTTTCAGACATCAGCAATACCGCAGATTCCAAGATAGTACCATTAAATGAGAAATTCCAAAAACTGTTTAATATTACTTTGAGAAACTTGAACCGTGAAACCCCAAAATCAGATTTTTTGGCCACTTGCGTTCAAGATTTTTTCAATGTCTGGGGAGTCGTTGACTTTCCagtttataaaaaatactcTCATATTACTTGGTATGTCTTTAATTCAAAACAAGCTGCCATGTTTTTCATCCTCACCATGGGCTTCAAACCCATTGCTTACCAAGGTTTAGAAACTGGAAATAAATATGTTTGTTCAcatgttattaaaaatggcgATGTTATCTTGGAATTTCAGTCACctataaaattaaactcgcctttaaataaatcatcacCAAAAGGgaagaataaaaagaatgaaGGTATCGATGACCTAGAATTTTGTCGCGCACAAGAAATTATTAGCtttttacaaaaacatGGTGATGGTGTTAAAGATATCTCCTTTGAAGTAAATAATGTAGAAGAGGCTTATAAAAAagcattaaaaaatggtGCCAAAAGCGTTAGTCCGCCAGAGAAAATCTACTACAATCAGGCAAATAATGATTATATTACAAAGGCAACTATTGAATTGAATGCCAacgttaaaaataaaaatcttcAAGGGGATGAGTTGCACCACACTTTGATAGATAAGTCAACATGTAAACTTTTAAGCCAGCATATTaatgatgatttttttttgccagGATATTACTATTCGACGgatataatcaaaaaaatttattctATTGAATGGCTTGACTTTATCAACTCCAACTTTCCACCAGTGCCCCTTAAAAACATCGATCATTGTGTTTACAACAAAGATTGGAAACAGCTAGACAAAACTGTtgaattatacaaaaaagtttttaaattcaagGAATACAAAGACTTTGAGGAAAATGGTGCATTAACAGGTTTTGTTGATTCAAGATCTACTGTCTTATCCAACGATAACTCAGAAATACAGTTCAATATAAATGAACCAGTTAAGAGTTTAAGAAAGTCCCAAGTTCAAGAATTTTTGGAATTTAATAATGGCTCTGGAATTCAACATCTTGCCTTTAGAACCACCGACATACTAAGTACAATTAGTGCAATGAGAAAAAGAGGCGTTCAATTTATTGATGTTCCTGAATCTTATTATAAAGCAATCTGGGAAAAATTACACAATCATAATATTATCTTATATGAAGATTTTaaacaattgaaaaaagaggGTATTTTGATAGATTTTGATACGACTGCAggaaattatttattacaaCTATTTACTAAGCCTTTGAATGACAGGCCCACCATTTGTAttgaaattattcaaaaaaacaattatcaAGGGTTTGGTGAAagtaattttaaatcatcATTTGAATCAATGGAActtttgcaaaaaaaaaaaggtgtacaaaaaaaaaagacagaaTAA
- the PXL1 gene encoding Pxl1p (similar to Saccharomyces cerevisiae YKR090W | PXL1 | PaXillin-Like protein): MFNSPFPPLNRKVRYRTAMERAGFDVNKNAAEKSSSSNFSLYSKKVPFGSSVFNTPVQQQLPFSKNTNTTQSSNVTSPALKKENTALINSPYLSKKENIPEVKIANSDDNNSKSSIDLFVFPENSVSREEIEKMETENDYPPISESLDKNYQSTNNINESTASINASTTNDKKNDTLDNNSMSISPFSDIKNPYSQGNNMSVTNPSDTSSIITAAIEKGNFEARQKSFDMLVSADSYNPDKDMGELAFGTLEVVDISIADKDSKVQSKEETQNMRTELKTPVEIREKTKQEDLKHGNLKESPNVISNNYGNTTNSGASQLIFNEQVPPDILEEEGNVFDPHHDEIFDTNNGFSSMEQKGVYSDAIMNINNSNKETQENRFPSEDMFIKQMEESNTKTSKQLKELMSQLNISSDSKDEAMHAVDKDGTLHEMGNSKSSLNLPPGAVSDDDDDDGNGNHMNKSSAYLSNFLVDQNALNLLKNMDNNATIDSLSSAVFFSKNKEGVLTQFQNETQLGISTSNSFSLGSVNEANDKDANSRSNSTILSFNEEEQAGDDASILEFEEADISTSTQDPSLDFGSFPEKNNNNHNGTSTIEDVVEETKPLSITYPAGEGPCRTCNQEILPHEKRIYSKKDNELSGQWHRKCFHCSKCELKFNRNIACYILDDMPYCQFHYHVTNNSICRTCSGFIEGECLESDAKERFHIKCLTCFICHQIINEDYYIYNNLLAICTNHDLDQLVEGGLEGDGNTGANSISKRRTHFVET; this comes from the coding sequence ATGTTTAATTCACCATTTCCACCATTAAACCGCAAAGTTAGATACAGAACTGCCATGGAAAGAGCAGGGTTTgatgttaataaaaatgctGCTGAAAAATCAAGTTCATCAAACTTTTCATTATATAGCAAGAAAGTACCATTTGGTAGTAGTGTATTTAATACACCAgttcaacaacaattacCCTTTAGcaaaaatactaataccaCACAAAGTAGCAATGTAACTTCTCCtgctttgaaaaaagaaaatacagCATTAATAAACTCACCATATCTTTCTAAAAAAGAGAACATTCCTGAAGTAAAAATAGCTAATTCTGATGACAATAATTCCAAGAGTAGTATTGACCTTTTCGTTTTCCCAGAAAATAGTGTCTCTCGTGaggaaattgaaaaaatggaaaCTGAAAATGACTACCCACCTATAAGTGAAAGTTTGGACAAGAATTACCAAtcaactaataatattaatgaatCTACTGCTTCTATTAATGCATCCACTacaaatgataaaaagaatGATACTTTAGATAACAATTCTATGTCTATCTCTCCCTTTTCTGATATTAAAAACCCATATTCCCAAGGAAATAATATGTCCGTAACAAATCCTAGTGATACTAGTTCAATCATCACTGCAGCCATAGAAAAGGGAAATTTTGAAGCTAGACAGAAAAGTTTTGATATGTTAGTTTCTGCCGATTCTTATAATCCTGACAAAGACATGGGTGAACTAGCTTTTGGAACTTTAGAAGTTGTTGATATTAGTATTGCCGACAAGGATAGCAAAGTGCAGAGTAAAGAAGAAACACAAAACATGAGAACTGAACTTAAAACACCGGTTGAGATAAgggaaaaaacaaaacaagaaGACCTTAAACAtggaaatttaaaagaatccCCGAATGTGATATCTAACAACTATGGTAACACCACTAATAGTGGAGCTTCGCAATTAATCTTTAATGAGCAAGTACCGCCAGATATTTTGGAGGAAGAGGGAAACGTGTTTGATCCACATCATGATGAAATTTTTGATACTAATAATGGGTTTTCTTCAATGGAGCAAAAGGGGGTTTATTCTGATGCGATTATGAACATtaacaatagtaacaaGGAAACCCAGGAAAATAGGTTTCCCAGTGAAGATATgtttataaaacaaatggaGGAATCTAACACCAAGACATCTAAACAGTTGAAAGAATTAATGTcacaattaaatatttcttcTGATTCCAAGGATGAGGCGATGCACGCTGTTGATAAAGATGGTACGCTTCATGAAATGGGAAACAGCAAATCAAGTTTGAATTTACCACCAGGCGCTGTGAgtgacgatgatgatgacgatggTAATGGAAATCATATGAATAAATCCAGTGCctatttatcaaattttttggtCGATCAAAATGCTCTGaatcttttgaaaaatatggaTAATAATGCCACTATTGATAGTTTATCCAGTGCTGTTTTTTtcagtaaaaataaagaggGTGTTTTAACCCAATTTCAAAATGAAACACAGCTTGGCATATCTACGTCCAATTCCTTTTCGCTAGGATCAGTCAATGAAGCAAATGACAAGGATGCTAATAGTCGTAGTAACTCCACAATTTTAAGTTTTAATGAAGAAGAGCAAGCTGGGGATGACGCTTCTATATTGGAGTTTGAAGAAGCAGATATTAGTACATCAACCCAAGACCCAAGCTTAGATTTTGGCTCGTTCCCTgagaaaaacaacaataatcaCAATGGGACTTCTACAATAGAAGATGTTGTAGAAGAAACGAAACCTTTATCTATAACCTATCCCGCAGGCGAAGGCCCTTGTAGAACCTGTAACCAAGAAATATTACCacatgaaaaaagaatatattcaaaaaagGATAATGAATTATCTGGACAATGGCATCGTAAATGTTTCCATTGCAGCAAATGTGAGCTGAAATTTAATAGAAACATTGCCTGTTATATACTGGATGATATGCCATATTGTCAGTTTCATTATCACGTGACTAATAACAGTATATGTAGAACCTGTTCTGGGTTTATAGAGGGTGAATGTTTGGAGAGTGATGCGAAAGAAAGGTTTCACATTAAATGTTTAACCTGTTTTATATGCCATCAAATTATCAATGAGGactattatatttataataatttactAGCTATATGTACGAATCATGATTTGGATCAGCTGGTTGAGGGAGGCCTAGAAGGGGATGGAAATACTGGGGCTAATTCCATTTCCAAAAGAAGAACGCATTTTGTGGAAACttga